Proteins found in one Salvia splendens isolate huo1 chromosome 10, SspV2, whole genome shotgun sequence genomic segment:
- the LOC121750332 gene encoding indole-3-pyruvate monooxygenase YUCCA6-like: protein MDDNDYLREMEGKSAHDPYSKSAVVAGPLIVGAGPSGLAAAACLKERGVPSLVVERSSCIASLWQLKTYDRLKLHLPKQFCELPLMSFPPDFPTYPDKQQFVSYLQAYAARFEIRPVFNQAVISAEYDEKLQMWRVRTEAAEYVCRWLIVATGENAEAVLPGIEGLGEFGGSVVHTSGYKSGAVYEGKRVLVVGCGNSGMEVCLDLCNHNARPSLVVRDTVHILPREMMGRSTFGLSMWLLKWLPMRLVDRFLLVSSWLVLGDTARYGLDRPQVGPLELKSLSGKTPVLDVGTLDKIKSGDIKICPGIQRLWYKSAEFVDGRVENYDAIILATGYKSNVPCWLKKSEMFCEKDGLPKRPFPNCWKGECGLYAVGFTKRGLLGASIDAKNIAADIASSWKQTISLPKYSSNFMQKHL, encoded by the exons ATGGACGACAATGATTACCTAAGAGAGATGGAGGGAAAATCCGCCCACGATCCGTACAGCAAATCCGCCGTGGTGGCGGGGCCGCTGATCGTCGGCGCCGGCCCGTCGGggctggcggcggcggcgtgcCTGAAGGAGAGAGGCGTGCCGTCGCTGGTGGTCGAGAGATCGAGCTGCATCGCGTCGCTGTGGCAGCTGAAGACGTACGACCGCCTGAAGCTCCACCTCCCCAAGCAGTTCTGCGAGCTGCCGCTCATGTCGTTCCCGCCCGACTTCCCGACGTATCCGGACAAGCAGCAGTTCGTGAGCTACCTCCAGGCCTACGCGGCGAGGTTCGAAATCCGGCCGGTCTTCAACCAGGCGGTGATCAGCGCCGAGTATGATGAGAAGCTGCAGATGTGGAGGGTCAGGACGGAGGCGGCGGAGTATGTGTGTAGGTGGCTCATTGTGGCCACGGGGGAGAATGCGGAGGCGGTGCTGCCCGGGATTGAGGGGCTGGGGGAGTTCGGGGGGAGCGTGGTGCACACGAGCGGCTACAAGAGCGGCGCGGTGTACGAGGGGAAGCGAGTGCTCGTCGTCGGCTGCGGGAACTCCGGCATGGAGGTTTGCTTGGATCTATGCAATCACAATGCTAGGCCTTCTCTTGTCGTTAGAGATACA GTGCACATTCTACCACGAGAGATGATGGGGAGATCGACTTTCGGGCTGTCCATGTGGTTGCTAAAGTGGCTGCCCATGCGCCTTGTCGACCGGTTTTTGCTAGTCTCGTCGTGGCTCGTGCTAGGCGACACCGCCCGTTACGGGCTCGACAGGCCCCAGGTGGGGCCTCTCGAGCTCAAGAGCCTGTCTGGGAAAACCCCGGTTTTGGACGTAGGAACCCTGGACAAGATCAAAAGTGGAGACATCAAG ATATGCCCCGGAATTCAAAGGCTATGGTATAAATCAGCAGAATTTGTGGATGGAAGAGTGGAAAATTATGATGCAATAATACTAGCAACTGGTTACAAAAGCAATGTACCATGTTGGCTAAAG AAAAGTGAGATGTTCTGTGAGAAAGATGGGCTCCCAAAAAGGCCATTTCCGAATTGCTGGAAAGGCGAGTGCGGCCTATACGCGGTCGGCTTCACCAAACGCGGCCTTCTCGGGGCGTCTATTGATGCCAAGAACATTGCTGCAGACATCGCGAGCTCTTGGAAGCAAACCATCTCACTGCCCAAATACTCCTCGAATTTTATGCAAAAACACCTCTAA
- the LOC121750105 gene encoding rhomboid-like protein 11, chloroplastic, whose product MIQLNLQLQQKQFITVPKFHGGARAAALRPLPEVSRVTFGLWKKPISRLLLHRAKDNSDIISQLELGKPEEKRKGEKRVNGIFWILLINIGIYVADHVFQVPLIKELYLYHNQPAWYQFIMSTFCHFNWSHLSSNLFFLYIFGKLVEEEEGNFALWLSYILTGAGANLVSWLVLPRNAVSIGASGAVFGLFAISVLVKMSWDWRKILEVLILGQFVVEKVMEAAQASARIGGSFRGGGYAMQNVNHIAHLSGALIGVVLIWLLSSVPTPTDEK is encoded by the exons ATGATTCAGCTCAATCTTCAGCTTCAGCAGAAGCAGTTTATCACAGTGCCCAAATTCCACGGCGGCGCCCGTGCGGCGGCTCTGCGCCCTCTTCCTGAAGTTAGTCGAGTTACCTTTGGACTTTGGAAGAAGCCGATTTCTCGATTGTTGCTCCACAGAGCGAAGGATAATTCAG ACATTATATCACAGCTGGAACTTGGGAAGCCCGAAGAGAAAAGGAAGGGCGAGAAGCGTGTTAATGGCATATTCTGGATTCTACTGATCAATATTGGGATATATGTGGCTGATCACGTCTTCCAG GTTCCGTTGATTAAGGAACTGTATCTTTATCATAATCAGCCTGCTTGGTACCAGTTTATAATGTCTACGTTCTGTCATTTCAACTG GAGCCATCTATCGAGCAATCTGTTTTTCTTGTACATCTTTG GAAAACTcgttgaagaagaagagggaaACTTTGCTTTGTGGCTTTCCTATATCTTGACAGGTGCAGGGGCGAACCTTGTTTCATGGTTAGTTCTTCCAAGAAATGCTGTTTCCATTGGGGCGTCTGGTGCTGTATTTGGACTCTTTGCTATTAGTGTCCTTGTGAAG ATGTCTTGGGATTGGAGGAAGATCCTCGAAGTTCTTATACTGGGGCAATTCGTGGTAGAAAAG GTGATGGAAGCAGCCCAAGCTTCGGCGAGAATAGGTGGAAGCTTCCGAGGAGGCGGGTACGCTATGCAGAACGTAAACCATATTGCGCATCTCTCGGGCGCTCTCATCGGTGTGGTTCTAATCTGGCTGCTCAGTAGTGTTCCCACACCAACTGATGAGAAATAG
- the LOC121753060 gene encoding signal recognition particle subunit SRP72-like gives MAPKAAAAASPTVSIEDLFTSLNRHIQRSEFHLAVRVSDQVLSIAPGDEDAIRCKVVALIKNDKIDDALSAIEKLSRKSSVDLTFFKAYCLYRQNKLDEALTSLKGHNGDSAAMLLESQILFRLGRMDACVSVYQNLQKSKIDSLEINFVAALVTAGRATEVQGTIESLRLKPTSSFELAYNVACSLIERNKLQDAEQLLLSARRIGQETLMEENLLDDDIETELAPVAVQLGYVQQVLGNNPEALEAYSTLIKKNLADETSLAVAKNNLVALKGPKDVSDGLRKLDKLIVKGEGPTFSLASGLDLKLSPKQREAIYVNRLLLLLHSNKLDQARELAAALPTMFPKSIMPVLLQAAVHVRENKANKAEEILGNFANKFPDKSNAVLLARAQVAASAGHPQIAAESLLKIQDIQHMPATTATIVSLKERAGDIDGADAVFDSAIQWWSNAMAEDNKLAVIMREAALFKLRHGKKNEAARLFEELIKTHKSMDALVGLIETAAHTDVAKAESYEKQLKPLTGLKGIDVDALEKTSGAKHVDNGPIAGIPEAYEQKNKEKAKKKRKRKPKYPKGFDPANPGPPPDPERWLPKRERSSYRPKRKDKRAAQVRGSQGAVGKEAANTVSSKSSQTNNSKGTSQNASTEQTKPSSKTRKKSRN, from the exons ATGGCGCCTAAAGCGGCGGCGGCCGCCTCCCCCACCGTGTCAATTGAAGATCTATTCACGTCACTCAATCGGCACATCCAGCGCTCTGAATTTCACCTCGCCGTTAGGGTGTCAGATCAAG TTCTTTCGATTGCACCGGGAGATGAAGATGCGATTCGGTGCAAAGTCGTGGCTCTGATTAAAAACGACAAAATTGATGATGCTCTGTCTGCAATTGAAAAATTATCCAGGAAATCTTCAGTAGATTTAACTTTCTTCAAG GCATATTGCTTATATCGACAAAATAAGTTGGATGAAGCTTTGACTTCTCTGAAAGGGCATAATGGGGACTCTGCAGCTATGTTGTTAGAGTCACAGATTTTATTTCGTTTAGGAAGAATGGATGCATGTGTATCAGTGTATCAAAATCTTCAGAAGTCCAAGATAGATTCTCTAGAAATCAATTTTGTTGCTGCATTGGTAACTGCTGGGAGGGCTACCGAAGTCCAGGGGACAATTGAGTCTCTCAGACTTAAACCAACAAGCAGTTTCGAATTGGCTTACAATGTTGCTTGCTCTTTGATAGAAAGaaacaagcttcaagatgcggAACAACTTTTGCTGTCAGCTCGAAG AATTGGCCAGGAAACACTGATGGAAGAGAACTTATTGGATGATGACATAGAAACCGAGTTGGCACCTGTAGCTGTTCAACTAGGATATGTTCAACAG GTCCTAGGAAACAATCCAGAAGCTCTAGAAGCTTACTCTACTCTTATCAAGAAAAATTTGGCAGATGAAACATCACTTGCGGTGGCAAAAAACAACCTTGTTGCATTGAAGGGCCCTAAGGATGTGTCAGATGGTTTGAGAAAGCTTGATAAGCTAATAGTGAAGGGTGAAGGACCTACTTTCTCTCTTGCTAGCGGCCTTGACCTAAAGCTCTCCCCAAAGCAGAGGGAAGCTATATATGTTAACCGTTTGTTATTACTACTACATTCAAATAAGTTGGATCAG GCTAGAGAACTTGCTGCTGCACTTCCAACCATGTTTCCGAAGAGTATAATGCCAGTGCTTCTGCAAGCTGCTGTGCATGTGAGAGAAAACAAAGCCAATAAGGCTGAGGAGATACTTGGGAATTTTGCAAATAAGTTTCCTGATAAGTCAAACGCTGTCCTACTTGCGAGGGCACAGGTTGCGGCATCTGCTGGCCATCCTCAAATTGCAGCTGAGTCGCTGCTAAAAATACAAGATATTCAGCACATGCCTGCAACGACTGCTACCATCGTGTCACTCAAAGAACGTGCTGGAGACATAGATGGTGCTGATGCTGTATTTGATTCTGCAATACAGTGGTGGTCCAATGCCATGGCTGAAGACAATAAACTTGCTGTCATCATGCGAGAGGCAGCTTTATTTAAGCTTCGACATGGAAAGAAAAATGAAGCTGCTCGTCTGTTCGAGGAGCTCATTAAAACCCATAAAAGCATGGACGCTTTGGTAGGTCTCATTGAGACTGCTGCTCATACAGATGTTGCAAAGGCGGAATCTTATGAGAAGCAGCTGAAACCCCTTACTGGTCTAAAGGGAATTGATGTGGATGCTTTGGAGAAGACTTCTGGTGCAAAGCACGTTGACAATGGGCCAATCGCAGGCATTCCTGAGGCATATGAACAAAAGAATAAGGAGAAagcaaagaagaaaagaaagaggaaGCCCAAGTACCCAAAAGGCTTCGACCCTGCAAACCCTGGTCCTCCACCAGATCCAGAAAGGTGGCTGCCAAAGCGGGAGAGGTCAAGTTATAGGCCTAAGAGAAAGGATAAGAGAGCGGCACAGGTCCGGGGTTCTCAGGGTGCAGTCGGTAAAGAAGCTGCCAACACTGTTAGTTCGAAATCGAGCCAAACGAACAACTCTAAAGGAACATCTCAGAATGCCAGCACAGAACAAACCAAGCCTTCCTCAAAGACCAGGAAGAAATCGAGGAACTGA
- the LOC121751780 gene encoding protein sym1-like: MSKLWNWYQYYLSKYPFRTEMVSSGIIWGIGDMAAQTITHTTAKKRNDEEKERFHINWKRVAKTSLFGIGFVGPVGHLWYDWLDSFIRLRLKLHPRSFCFIAMKVALDVTIFGPMDLLLFFTYMGFTSGKSVSQVAEELRRDFIPAVILEGTMWPFVQIANFRFVPVEYQLLYVNIFCLLDSCFLSWVEQQEEALPWMDWFKSCMPADKAGSGSKPTADELEARSLMGAHEADENG; the protein is encoded by the exons ATGTCGAAGCTTTGGAATTGGTACCAGTATTATTTATCAAAGTACCCATTTAGAACCGAG ATGGTGAGCTCAGGCATCATATGGGGCATTGGTGATATGGCTGCTCAAACCATAACGCACACTACCGCCAAAAAACGCAAT GATGAAGAAAAGGAGCGTTTCCACATTAATTGGAAGCGAGTTGCTAAGACGAGTTTGTTTGGTATCGGATTTGTGGGCCCCGTCGGCCACCTCTG GTATGATTGGCTGGACAGCTTCATCAGGCTGCGCCTGAAGCTACACCCGAGATCGTTCTGTTTCATCGCAATGAAAGTTGCTCTCGACGTGACGATCTTCGGGCCGATGGACTTGCTCCTCTTCTTCACCTATATGGGCTTCACGTCCGGGAAATCCGTCTCCCAAGTGGCGGAAGAATTGAGGCGCGACTTCATCCCAGCCGTCATCCTCGAGGGGACCATGTGGCCGTTCGTCCAGATCGCCAACTTCAGATTTGTGCCTGTTGAGTATCAACTCCTCTATGTCAACATCTTTTGCTTACTCGACAGCTGCTTCCTCTCGTGGGTCGAGCAGCAGGAAGAAGCCCTTCCCTGGATGGATTGGTTCAAGTCTTGCATGCCTGCAGACAAGGCAGGGTCCGGCTCGAAACCGACTGCAGACGAGTTAGAGGCTAGGTCGTTGATGGGCGCACACGAGGCAGACGAGAATGGGTAA